DNA sequence from the Thermus caldifontis genome:
CGCCCCTTGGTAAAAGGTGGGGGGTACCGCCAGCACGGCCTCGGGAGGCTCGCCCTCGAGGCCCTCCTTCAGCAGGCCCGCAAAGGCCTTCACCGTGGGGGCTTCATCGGGAACAAAGAAGTAAAGCCTAACCCTGCCCTCCACCACCTCCGCCTTCAGGAAGAAAGGGGTCTGGCACTCGTGTACCCGTTCCAACTCCACTTCCTGGGGCGGGGTGGGCACCCTCTTGGCGTAGTCCAGGAGGACCTGGGCTTTGAGCTCCCTGGGCAAGGTGCGGATCAGGTCCAAAGCTTCCTGCAGCTTCTTGGGCAAGGCCATGGTCCCAGCTTAGCCCCCCTTGGGAGGGGTATGGGTGGGGCGGAGCTCTATCTCGCTCACCAAGGCCCTCTCCGGCATCTCTGCCGCAAAGAGCACCGCCTGGGCCACATCACGAGGGGAAAGCTTCCAGGAGGCGCCCAGCGCATTGCCGGCAAAGCCCGTGTCCACCGAGCCTGGCAGGATGTTCACCACCCGCACCCCTTCCTCCCTAAGCTCCAGCATGGCCGCCCCCATGAGGCCCAGGAGGCCAAACTTGCTGGCGTTGTAGGCGGCCCCGCCCTTAAAGGCGTTTTTGCCCGCCAGGCTGGCGATGTTCACCACCATGCCCCTGGAGGCCAAGAGGGCCGGCAAAGCCGCCTTGAGACCCAAAAAGGGGCCCACCAGGTTCACGTCCAGAACCTGGCGGAGCTCCTCCTCGCCAAGCTCCTGGATGGGCTTCATGAGGCCAATCCCGGCGTTGTTGACCAGGAGGTCCAGCCGGCCATAGGCCTGCAAAAGGCCCGCCACCGCCCGCTGCCAATCCGCCAAAGACCGCACATCGCCAGGGAAGGCCAAGGCCCCTTCCCCTAGCTCCGCCGCCAAGGCCTGAAGCCGCCCTTCGTCCCGGGCCAAGAGGCCCACCCGGTACCCCTTCCCGTGGAGGGCCCGGGCGATGGCCTCCCCGATTCCCCGGCTTGCTCCCGATACCAAGGCCACCCGCATGCCCTCTAGCTTAGCCCAAAGCGCTCCCGGATGCGGGTAAGAATCTCCCTTAGCCCCTCCTCCAACTCCTCCAATCCCCCCCGGTTCTGCAAAACCCAGGTGGCCCGCCTCCCCTTCTCCTCCTCGGGCATCTGGGCCTTCTCCCGGGCCAAGACCTCCTCCCGGGAAAGCCCAGAGCGCTCCATCACCCGCCGGATGCGCTCTTCCAAGGGGGCGACCACCAAAAGGGTCCCATCCAGGCGGGCCTCCCAACCCTTTTCAAAAAGAAGGGGGATCTCCAGGAAGACCAAAGGAGCCTTAAGCTGGGCAAGCTCCTGGGCCAAAAGCCGGCGGATTTCCGGGTGGAGGAGGTCCTCCAGGGCCTTTAGCCGTTCGCGATCGGAAAAGACCATCTGGGCAAGGGCCCTTCGGTCCAGCTCCTCCCCCTTGAAGGCCTCCGGGAAAAGCCTTTTCAGTTCCTCCTTCTTATTCTCCCTGGCCCTTTGGGCCAGCTCGTCCAGGTCCAACACCGGGTATCCCCAGGCCCGCAAGAGGGAAGCCACCGTGCTTTTGCCGCTGCCGATATTCCCGGTGATGCCGATAATAATGGGGTGCTTCGCCCGATCGCCCATAGGGACTTCCCCTTTTATACCCCCAAGGGGGCCATCCCCGTGGGGGGTGCTTTACGGGACCTTCTTCTGGGGAAAAGGCCCTGGGACCTGGACTTCGCCGCTTTAGACCCCGTGCGGGCGGCGGAGGAAGCCCAAGGGCACCTTGGGGGCACCCTTTTCCCCTTGGACCCAGAGCGGGGCCAGTACCGCCTGGTGACGGGAAAGCTCGTCCTGGACTTCTCCCCCCTGGAAGGCAGCCTGGAGGAAGACCTTCTTAAGCGGGATTTCCGCCTAAATGCCCTGGCCTGGAAGGGGGGGCGGGTGTGGGGGCTAAAGGGGGCGGTGGAAGACCTAAGGCAAAAGGTCCTGGTCCCGGTGCGGGAGGAAAACCTTTACCAAGACCACTTGCGAAGCCTAAGGGCGGTGCGCCTGGCGGCCAGCCTAGGCCTTGGCCTGCCCGGGAAAACCCGCAACGCCCTCTCCCGCCACGCCCGCTTCCTCAGGGGGCACCCGGAAGCCCTGCCGGCCCGGGAACGGGTAAAGGAGGAGCTCGCCCGCCTCCTCCTATCCCCGCGGGCGTCTTGGGGTCTACACGTATTGGAAGGGGTGGGGCTTTTGGACCCTTATCTTCCCGAACTCCGCCTTTTGGTGGGACTGGAGCAAGGAGGGGTCCACCACCTGGACGCCTGGCGGCATACCCTTTCCGTGGTCTTCCACCTCCTTTGGCTTTGGCCGGAGGCCCCTTTAGAGGCCCGGCTGGCCGCCCTTTTCCACGACATGGGCAAGCCCTTAACCCGCCGCTTTGACCCCCAGGTGGGCCGCTTTCGCTTCCTGGGGCATGCGGAGGTGGGGGCGGAGATGGCCAAGGCCGCCCTCCTTTGGCTCCGTTTTCCCAAGGAGGCCGTGGAAAAGGTGGAGGCTTTGGTGCGCCGCCACATGGACCGGTTACCGGACGAGGCCAAAGCCCTCCGGCGCTTTCTCTTTCGCCGAAAGGACCTTCTGCCCCACCTGGTTTACCTCATGGCCGCAGACCGCCTGGGCACAAGGGGGGTGGAGGAGGAGGCCTGGAGGGTCTTGGAAGCCTACCAAAAGGCCTTATCCCAGCCCCTGCCCACCCGTCCCCTCCTTTCCGGGGAGGAGGTGATGGCCCTCCTTTCCCTAAGGCCCGGCCCCCTGGTGGGGAAGGCCCTGCAAGCCCTCCTCTTGGCCCAGGTGGAGGGAAGGGTGACGACCCCAGAAGAGGCCAAGGCCTTTCTCCTATATTGGAAGGGGCATGGAGCGGATACGCCTGCGGGAACCCCAGATCACCCCTATTGAGGGGGGGTTCCTGGTTTCCGACCCCTACGGGGTCTTCCCCAAACCCCTGGCCCTTACGGAAGGAGGGCTTTTCCTCCTCTCCCTCCTGGAGGGACGCACCCTGGAGGAGGTGCAGGAGGAGGTATTTAAAACCCACGGGGTGCTAGTACCTAAGAAGGAGCTGGAGGAGCTGGTCAAGGCCCTGGAGGAGGCCGGACTGCTCCTTACCGAGGAGGTGGAGAGGCGGCTTAAGGAGGAAGAGGACAAGCTGAAAAAGGAGCGCCCCATGCGCCTTTCAGGCCTCTCCTACCCCGCTGGGCAGGAGGAGGCCAAAGCCTTCCTCGAGGCCTTCCGGGCCAGCTTCCCTGGGGAAGCCGGGCCCCGCCCCGAGGTCCTCCTCCTACCCCACCTGGAACCCAGCCGCGTGCCCGAGGTCTACGGGGCCGCCTTGGCGGCCCTGGAAAGCCTGCCTCCGCCGGAACGCCTCTACCTGGTGGGGGTGGCCCACCGGCCCCTCAAGGAAAAGGCCGCTGCCCTTCCCGTTCCCTTCCACACCCCCTTCGGCCCCGCCCTCCCCGACCTCCCTGCCCTCCAGGCCCTAGATACCCTCCTCCCCTACGAGCTTTTCAACACGCCCCTGGCCTTCCGGGAGGAGCACAGCCTCGAGCTACCCCTCTTCTTCCTCAAGGGGGTCTTTCCCCAGGCCAAGGTCCTGCCCCTTTTGGTGGGCCGGGGGGGCCTCGAGCTGGGGGAAGCCTTGCGGGTGGTCCAAAGGGACTACCCCGGCCTCTTGGTGCTGGCGGTGGACCTTTCCCACGTGGGACCCCGCTTTGGCGATCCCCCCCTTTCCCGTCCCCTGGCGGAGGAGGCCAGGAGGCGGGACCTAGGGTTTCTGGAGAGGCTGGCCCAAGGGGAGGTGGAGGCGGCTTTGGCCCACCTGGGGGCCAACCCCACCCGCATAGATGCGGTGGAGGTGGTGAGGAGCCTAGCCCCCCTCCTAGCCGGCAGGAAGGGGCAGGTTCTGGCCTACCGCCTGGACCTCGAGGCCCCTACCCTCTCCGCGGTGGGCGCGGGAACCCTGGTCCTTTAGCGGCGCCGCCGGCGCCTTCTGGTGCGGGTTTCCACCGGACGATGGGCTGGACCCTCGTCCTTAGGGGTCCACTCCCCGAAGTAGACGGTGTTCACCGTGGCCCTTTCCGGCCGTTCGTCGCGGTTCCTATCCTTGGGCGGTCCTACCACTTTGCGCATGGCTACCTCCTTGGCCTCCTTCCCCCGGGCCGGCTTGGCCCGGGCATCCTCTTGATGATCCTCCTCCCGGTAGGGCAGGAAGTCTATTTGCCGAAGCCTGGGATTGGCGGCGGCGATCACCACCTCCATCGCATCCCCCAGGCGGATCCTCTTGCCCTTGGGGCCCAAAAGGGCCAGGGCCTCCTCGCTATAGGTGTAGGGGCCTAGGGCCTCGAGGCGCACCAGGCCTTCCACCCCGTTTCGCAGCATGACAAAGGCGCCAAAGCTGGCCACCCCGGTCACCTTGCCCAGGAAGCGCTCCCCCAGGTGGAGCTCCGCCCACGTGGCCATGTAGTACTTGGTGAGCTCCCTCTCCGCCGCCTCCGCCTTCCTCTCCATCTCCGAGGCATGCTCGGCGATGGCGGGGAAGGTCTCCTGCCAGCGGGCCTTTTTGGCCGGGGTGAGGGTGCGCCGGAGGATGGCCTTCAGCACCCGATGCACCACCAGATCGGGGTAGCGGCGGATGGGGCTGGTGAAGTGCAGGTAGTGCTCCATGGCCAGGCCGAAATGCCCCAGGTTCTCGGCGGCATACCGGGCCAGGCGCAAGGAGCGGAGGACCAGGTTGGCCACCACGGGCTCCTCCGGGCGCCCCTTGGCCTCCAGAAGCACCCGTTGCAAGGCCTTGGAGGAAAGCTTCTCCGGCAGGGCGTACCCCAGCCGGGCCAAGGCGGTACGGAGCTTCCCATAGGCCTCCTCCAAGGGCTCCTCGTGCACCCGAAAGAGCCCAGGTAGCCCCTTCCTCACCAGGTGCTCGGCCACCACCTGGTTAGCGAGAAGCATAAGCTCTTCAATCAGGCTTCGCGCCTTGGGTTCCTCCTGGGGCAGGAGGTGGAGGGCACCGTTTTCCACCTCCACCTTGACCTCAGGGAAGCTGAAGTCCAAGGACCCCGTCTCGAGGCGCCTCCCCCTCATCCTTTGGGTGAGGTCCAGGAGAAGGTTCAGGTCCTCCGCCAAAAAAGCATGCTCTTGGGGCAGGCCAAACCCCTCAGCAAAGGCCTCCACCTCGGTGTAGGTGAGGCGGGCCACGCTCCTTATCACCCCTTCGGCGAAGCGGACCCGTTGGATGTTGAGCTCCTGGTCCAAATCTACCAACACGGAGAGCACCAGGCGGTCCTCATGGGGCTTTAAGGAGCAGACCCCGTTGGAAAGCCTTTCGGGTAGCATGGGCAAAACCCGCCCCGGCAGGTAGACGCTGGTCCCCCTCTGAAGCGCCTCCTGGTCCAGGGGGCTACCCTCCTTCACGTAATGGGAAACGTCAGCGATGTGCACCCCCACCCGGTAGCCGGTGGGAAGTACCTCCAGGTGGATGGCGTCGTCAAAGTCCTTGGCGTCCACCCCATCAATGGTGAAGACCCTTAGGCCTCGGAAGTCTTGACGCCTCCGAAGCTCGGCCTCGGGGATCTCCAGGGGGATGGCCTCCGCTTCCTTTAGCACCTCCTCCGGGAACTCGGCCCTCAGGCCATACTTGGCGATCACCGCCTCGGTTTCCGTTTCCGGGGTGTCCCCCTCGCCCAGGTACTCCAAGAACTCCCCATAGGGACGCCGGTGGTAGTGCACCTTGACCACGATCCGGCTCCCCCGCTTGAGGCCATGAAGCCCCTCGGGAAGTAGCCTCAGTTCCGGAAGCCCCGGCTCATCGGGAAGGAGCACCGCGTACCCCTTACGAAAATCCAGGGTACCCACAAGCCGCTTTCGGGCCCGCTTCAGGACCCTTTCCACCACCCCCCAGGGCTTCCCGTCCCGGCCAGGGGGCATGACGCGGGCCTCCACCAGGTCATCGGGCCAGGCATCCCCCGTGTGGCCCGGGGGGATGAAGAGGTCCTTCTCGGGAAGGCGTACGAAGCCATACCCGTCCCGGTGAAGGCTGATGGGCCCCTGCACCCGGGCAGGGAGGAAGTAGTGGCTTCCCTTCTTCTCCAAAAGCCCTTCCCGCACCAAGGCCTTAAGGTAGGCCTTGGCCTCCCGTTTCTCCAACCCAAACCGCCTTAGAATCTCCTCCAAACGGTGGGGTTTTCCGGTCTTTTTGAAGAACTCCAGTAAGGTTTCCCGCATCCTATCCCAGGAGGCCCTCCAGGGCCTTCTCCGTGGCCTTCAGGCTCTCCGAGAAGGCCGAAAGGGCCTCGTCCACATGCTCCTTGCCGATGATGAGGGGGGGCTCGAGGCGCACCACCTTGGGGTTATTGAGGCCAAAGGCGGTGATCACCCCCCTCTCCGCCAGCTCCGCCACCACCAAGGCACCGATGTCCGCATCGGTAAACTCCACCCCCAGCATCAGGCCCCGGCCCCGCACGTCCTCTATCAGGTGAGGGTACTGGGCCTTGAGGGCCTTAAGGCCCTCCATCAGGTACGTCCCCATCTCCAAAGCCCTTTGGGGCAGGTTCTCCTCGAGGGTCACC
Encoded proteins:
- a CDS encoding SufE family protein yields the protein MALPKKLQEALDLIRTLPRELKAQVLLDYAKRVPTPPQEVELERVHECQTPFFLKAEVVEGRVRLYFFVPDEAPTVKAFAGLLKEGLEGEPPEAVLAVPPTFYQGAGLEELLTPLRLRGLEAALLRLQDQVRRAL
- a CDS encoding SDR family oxidoreductase, which translates into the protein MRVALVSGASRGIGEAIARALHGKGYRVGLLARDEGRLQALAAELGEGALAFPGDVRSLADWQRAVAGLLQAYGRLDLLVNNAGIGLMKPIQELGEEELRQVLDVNLVGPFLGLKAALPALLASRGMVVNIASLAGKNAFKGGAAYNASKFGLLGLMGAAMLELREEGVRVVNILPGSVDTGFAGNALGASWKLSPRDVAQAVLFAAEMPERALVSEIELRPTHTPPKGG
- the coaE gene encoding dephospho-CoA kinase (Dephospho-CoA kinase (CoaE) performs the final step in coenzyme A biosynthesis.), whose amino-acid sequence is MGDRAKHPIIIGITGNIGSGKSTVASLLRAWGYPVLDLDELAQRARENKKEELKRLFPEAFKGEELDRRALAQMVFSDRERLKALEDLLHPEIRRLLAQELAQLKAPLVFLEIPLLFEKGWEARLDGTLLVVAPLEERIRRVMERSGLSREEVLAREKAQMPEEEKGRRATWVLQNRGGLEELEEGLREILTRIRERFGLS
- a CDS encoding HDIG domain-containing metalloprotein → MLRPIAHRDFPFYTPKGAIPVGGALRDLLLGKRPWDLDFAALDPVRAAEEAQGHLGGTLFPLDPERGQYRLVTGKLVLDFSPLEGSLEEDLLKRDFRLNALAWKGGRVWGLKGAVEDLRQKVLVPVREENLYQDHLRSLRAVRLAASLGLGLPGKTRNALSRHARFLRGHPEALPARERVKEELARLLLSPRASWGLHVLEGVGLLDPYLPELRLLVGLEQGGVHHLDAWRHTLSVVFHLLWLWPEAPLEARLAALFHDMGKPLTRRFDPQVGRFRFLGHAEVGAEMAKAALLWLRFPKEAVEKVEALVRRHMDRLPDEAKALRRFLFRRKDLLPHLVYLMAADRLGTRGVEEEAWRVLEAYQKALSQPLPTRPLLSGEEVMALLSLRPGPLVGKALQALLLAQVEGRVTTPEEAKAFLLYWKGHGADTPAGTPDHPY
- the amrB gene encoding AmmeMemoRadiSam system protein B, with product MERIRLREPQITPIEGGFLVSDPYGVFPKPLALTEGGLFLLSLLEGRTLEEVQEEVFKTHGVLVPKKELEELVKALEEAGLLLTEEVERRLKEEEDKLKKERPMRLSGLSYPAGQEEAKAFLEAFRASFPGEAGPRPEVLLLPHLEPSRVPEVYGAALAALESLPPPERLYLVGVAHRPLKEKAAALPVPFHTPFGPALPDLPALQALDTLLPYELFNTPLAFREEHSLELPLFFLKGVFPQAKVLPLLVGRGGLELGEALRVVQRDYPGLLVLAVDLSHVGPRFGDPPLSRPLAEEARRRDLGFLERLAQGEVEAALAHLGANPTRIDAVEVVRSLAPLLAGRKGQVLAYRLDLEAPTLSAVGAGTLVL
- the rnr gene encoding ribonuclease R encodes the protein MRETLLEFFKKTGKPHRLEEILRRFGLEKREAKAYLKALVREGLLEKKGSHYFLPARVQGPISLHRDGYGFVRLPEKDLFIPPGHTGDAWPDDLVEARVMPPGRDGKPWGVVERVLKRARKRLVGTLDFRKGYAVLLPDEPGLPELRLLPEGLHGLKRGSRIVVKVHYHRRPYGEFLEYLGEGDTPETETEAVIAKYGLRAEFPEEVLKEAEAIPLEIPEAELRRRQDFRGLRVFTIDGVDAKDFDDAIHLEVLPTGYRVGVHIADVSHYVKEGSPLDQEALQRGTSVYLPGRVLPMLPERLSNGVCSLKPHEDRLVLSVLVDLDQELNIQRVRFAEGVIRSVARLTYTEVEAFAEGFGLPQEHAFLAEDLNLLLDLTQRMRGRRLETGSLDFSFPEVKVEVENGALHLLPQEEPKARSLIEELMLLANQVVAEHLVRKGLPGLFRVHEEPLEEAYGKLRTALARLGYALPEKLSSKALQRVLLEAKGRPEEPVVANLVLRSLRLARYAAENLGHFGLAMEHYLHFTSPIRRYPDLVVHRVLKAILRRTLTPAKKARWQETFPAIAEHASEMERKAEAAERELTKYYMATWAELHLGERFLGKVTGVASFGAFVMLRNGVEGLVRLEALGPYTYSEEALALLGPKGKRIRLGDAMEVVIAAANPRLRQIDFLPYREEDHQEDARAKPARGKEAKEVAMRKVVGPPKDRNRDERPERATVNTVYFGEWTPKDEGPAHRPVETRTRRRRRRR